A genomic segment from Streptosporangium roseum DSM 43021 encodes:
- a CDS encoding phosphotransferase, whose product MPDALADVRRWAGQPVTETPIKGGLSHRIARLDAADGQHWLLRVLDPRVSQAGLGIPIDQEIANTLRAAEAGVGPRILYRMPGALLLEYLDGATLDARDVRTLPEPIAAACRRLHAGPRFVNDFSIFRKLEEFLTLCHTHGLRVPDGYEDRLPAVARIERALAAHPLPAVPCHNDLLPGNLIRCGTEIRIVDYQLSGNNDPAFELGDIAAEADYDPDLAGRLARAYFGEDDPRLIARVRLNLIMSNLTWSLWFSVHHGLLREQAAAADFDYDAEAADKFARAVRDLDDPGFGRLVDDVRGGRAPGNPDGPPPDDPPGHRVRPPM is encoded by the coding sequence ATGCCAGATGCTCTCGCAGACGTCCGCAGATGGGCCGGGCAGCCCGTCACCGAGACGCCGATCAAGGGTGGGCTCAGCCATCGGATCGCCCGGCTGGACGCGGCCGACGGGCAGCACTGGCTGCTGCGGGTGCTCGATCCGCGCGTCTCGCAGGCGGGCCTCGGCATCCCCATCGACCAGGAGATCGCCAACACGCTCCGCGCGGCCGAGGCCGGGGTCGGCCCGCGGATCCTGTACCGCATGCCCGGCGCCCTGCTGCTGGAGTATCTCGACGGCGCCACCCTGGACGCGCGCGACGTGCGGACGCTCCCCGAGCCGATCGCGGCGGCCTGCCGCCGCCTGCACGCCGGGCCCCGGTTCGTCAACGACTTCTCCATCTTCCGCAAGCTTGAGGAGTTCCTCACCCTCTGCCATACCCACGGACTGCGCGTACCCGACGGTTACGAGGACCGGCTCCCGGCGGTGGCGCGCATCGAGCGCGCGCTGGCCGCCCACCCGCTGCCGGCCGTGCCCTGCCACAACGACCTGCTGCCGGGGAACCTCATCCGGTGCGGCACGGAGATCAGGATCGTGGACTACCAGCTCTCCGGGAACAACGACCCGGCCTTCGAGCTGGGCGACATCGCCGCCGAGGCGGACTACGACCCGGACCTGGCCGGCCGGCTGGCCCGCGCCTACTTCGGCGAGGACGACCCTCGGCTGATCGCGAGGGTGCGGCTCAACCTGATCATGTCCAACCTGACCTGGTCCCTCTGGTTCTCCGTGCACCACGGGCTGCTGCGCGAGCAGGCGGCCGCGGCCGACTTCGACTACGACGCGGAGGCGGCCGACAAGTTCGCGCGCGCCGTACGGGACCTGGACGATCCGGGGTTCGGACGGCTCGTCGACGACGTCCGGGGCGGGCGCGCGCCCGGCAACCCGGACGGCCCACCCCCGGATGACCCCCCGGGCCACCGGGTAAGACCCCCCATGTAA